One Coccinella septempunctata chromosome 1, icCocSept1.1, whole genome shotgun sequence DNA window includes the following coding sequences:
- the LOC123311969 gene encoding SET and MYND domain-containing protein 4-like isoform X1 — MFPSFESVIQYYYDKAQFSNLSDFSKRNLNPIKEWLKNELTLKNGKDNNKSSIIRRKGNAFYKEKSLKKCLESYNFSICCAQDSSEEYFLAMANRSATTLDLGRYEDCLKDVETCLSSSIYPKDLRPKLLLRKGKCLEKLGRCQKVDKCSEEKLPPTNITSMGDSLKVSKNERQQNENMYELPLFEEGENPKFAYASSRIDIRYNEQKGRYVVAEQTIPKGDIIFIEKAFAFANIFDEHSRMMNMFKCYQCLKNTYSGVPCRYCSKCIFCDSECRNKSWEESHRWECQGMLGNIWCHLGIAFPAFRALLKGFNSSFEEIETNDVECFGNKQDNYPFFNSLIFNKNNKHLDVSIMSLTVSTYLREYTNYFDWLLSQKKNSKLNIDHIVTSFESQLVKHILQFQNNSSIIEHWLEGETLPLDKEPVACGIFPSVSIMNHSCKPNITNYFVCDTIVVKALETIKENEEIYNCYGIYYRDMNRNERQNNCSQLYQFQCRCVICSDPTKEMDAFDSFKCPQCNIPIINSNELPFLCRDCGSKLDFSILMHMYQSIELGGENELVSLVNFLESKKRILNRYHADVQNIYFKLYKLHEKRGNYKCMLECFEEWFRVEKVKVGQDVQLFGVLLYEVGSVLLSKLGTTHVENKKMLSKAQRFMREAIRICKLHYPPYIVEKILTENNCAIKMWLETA; from the exons ATGTTCCCCAGTTTCGAAAGTGTGAtacaatattattatgataaaGCACAATTTTCGAATCTATCTGATTTTTCTAAACGGAACTT GAATCCCATCAAAGAATGGCTTAAAAATGAGTTGACCCTGAAAAATGGCAAGGATAATAATAAGTCTAGTATAATTCGCAGAAAAGGGAATGCATTCTATAAAGAAAAGTCCTTAAAGAAATGCTTAGAGTCCTACAATTTCAGTATATGTTGTGCACAAGATTCTTCAGAGGAATATTTCTTAGCCATGGCTAATAGGTCAGCAACAACATTGGACTTGGGAAGATATGAA GATTGTTTGAAGGATGTTGAAACATGTTTGAGCTCTTCTATATATCCCAAAGATTTGAGACCTAAATTGCTTCTCAGGAAAGGAAAATGTTTGGAAAAACTTGGTAGGTGCCAAAAGGTCGACAAATGTTCAGAAGAAAAACTTCCACCCACAA atATTACTTCTATGGGTGACAGTTTAAAAGTATCCAAGAATGAGAggcaacaaaatgaaaatatgtatgaacTACCCTTATTTGAAGAAGGGGAAAATCCAAAGTTTGCATATGCATCTTCTAGAATAGATATCAG GTATAATGAGCAAAAAGGAAGATATGTGGTGGCCGAGCAAACTATACCAAAAGGGGATATTATATTTATAGAAAAAGCATTTGCTTTTGCAAATATATTTGATGAGCATTCAAGAATGATGAATATGTTTAAGTGTTATCAATGTCTCAAAAACACATATAGTGGAGTTCC GTGCAGATATTGTTCGAAATGTATTTTCTGTGATTCTGAATGTAGGAATAAATCCTGGGAAGAATCACATAGGTGGGAATGCCAAGGTATGCTAGGAAACATTTGGTGCCATTTAGGAATTGCATTTCCAGCTTTTCGTGCATTACTAAAGGGATTCAATTCAAGCTTTGAAGAAATCGAAACGAATGATGTAGAATGTTTCGGAAACAAACAAGACAATTATCCTTTCTTCAATAGTTTGATCTTCAATAAAAACAACAAACATCTAGACGTTTCTATA ATGAGTTTAACCGTTTCCACATATCTTAGGGAATATACAAATTATTTTGATTGGCTtctttcccaaaaaaaaaattccaagttGAATATTGATCATATTGTGACATCCTTTGAATCTCAACTTGTCAAGCACATTCTGCAATTCCAAAATAACAGTTCAATAATAGAGCACTGGCTAGAAGGGGAAACGTTACCATTAGATAAAGAACCAGTAGCATGTGGTATTTTTCCCTCAGTTAGCATAATGAACCATTCATGCAAACCTAATATCACCAACTA TTTTGTGTGTGATACAATAGTGGTAAAAGCACTGGAAACTatcaaagaaaatgaagaaatatataATTGCTATGGCATCTACTACAGGGATATGAATAGAAACGAACGGCAAAATAATTGTTCCCAACTTTATCAGTTTCAATGCAGATGTGTGATTTGTTCAGATCCCACCAAAGAAATG GATGCTTTTGATTCATTCAAATGTCCTCAATGCAATATCCCTATCATAAATAGTAATGAATTGCCATTTTTATGCAGGGATTGCGGCAGcaaattggatttttcaattcttATGCATATGTATCAGAGCATTGAACTAGGGG GTGAAAATGAACTTGTGTCACTAGTCAACTTTTTAGAAAGTAAAAAAAGAATTCTCAACAGATATCACGCAGATGtgcaaaatatttattttaaattatataaGCTGCATGAAAAGAGAG GTAACTACAAATGTATGTTGGAGTGTTTTGAAGAATGGTTCAGAGTTGAAAAAGTTAAGGTTGGACAAGATGTTCAACTGTTTGGTGTTCTTCTTTATGAAGTTGGTTCTGTTTTGCTTTCTAAACTGGGCACAACTCATGTGGAAAACAA GAAGATGCTTTCAAAAGCTCAGAGATTCATGAGAGAAGCAATACGTATTTGCAAATTGCATTATCCTCCTTATATTGTTGAGAAAATATTGACTGAAAATAATTGTGCAATCAAAATGTGGTTAGAAACAGCCTAA
- the LOC123318377 gene encoding phospholipase A2-like isoform X2, with protein sequence MECYSSIDNIPKASDRLDQSGIPDFKLIFPGTKWCGDGDIAQHDDDLGIYREADKCCRAHDKCFDFIPSGESKHNLTNADQVSRMHCDCDLEFYYCLKNVSSMESIMIGKIYFNDVGKCYKRDYPIIRCLSYKNFLFFQKCLVYELDESKEKVYQYFDLPYFI encoded by the exons ATGGAATGTTACAGTAGCATCGATAATATACCAAAAGCCAGCGACAGATTGGATCAATCAGGAATCCCGGACTTCAAACTGATTTTTCCGG GTACAAAATGGTGTGGAGATGGAGATATTGCACAGCATGATGATGATCTGGGAATTTATCGGGAAGCTGACAAATGCTGTAGAGCCCACGATAAGTGCTTTGATTTTATTCCCAGTGGTGAGTCGAAACATAATTTAACGAATGCAGATCAAGTGTCCAG GATGCATTGTGACTGCGATTTGGAATTTTACTATTGTTTGAAAAACGTTTCAAGTATGGAGTCCATCATGATCgggaaaatttatttcaatgatgTAGGAAAGTGTTATAAGAGAGATTATCCAATCATTCGATGTTTGAGTTACAAGAATTTCTT aTTCTTTCAGAAATGTTTGGTCTATGAGCTGGATGAGAGCAAGGAGAAAGTGTATCAATATTTCGATCTAccatatttcatatga
- the LOC123311969 gene encoding SET and MYND domain-containing protein 4-like isoform X2, translating into MFPSFESVIQYYYDKAQFSNLSDFSKRNLNPIKEWLKNELTLKNGKDNNKSSIIRRKGNAFYKEKSLKKCLESYNFSICCAQDSSEEYFLAMANRSATTLDLGRYEDCLKDVETCLSSSIYPKDLRPKLLLRKGKCLEKLDITSMGDSLKVSKNERQQNENMYELPLFEEGENPKFAYASSRIDIRYNEQKGRYVVAEQTIPKGDIIFIEKAFAFANIFDEHSRMMNMFKCYQCLKNTYSGVPCRYCSKCIFCDSECRNKSWEESHRWECQGMLGNIWCHLGIAFPAFRALLKGFNSSFEEIETNDVECFGNKQDNYPFFNSLIFNKNNKHLDVSIMSLTVSTYLREYTNYFDWLLSQKKNSKLNIDHIVTSFESQLVKHILQFQNNSSIIEHWLEGETLPLDKEPVACGIFPSVSIMNHSCKPNITNYFVCDTIVVKALETIKENEEIYNCYGIYYRDMNRNERQNNCSQLYQFQCRCVICSDPTKEMDAFDSFKCPQCNIPIINSNELPFLCRDCGSKLDFSILMHMYQSIELGGENELVSLVNFLESKKRILNRYHADVQNIYFKLYKLHEKRGNYKCMLECFEEWFRVEKVKVGQDVQLFGVLLYEVGSVLLSKLGTTHVENKKMLSKAQRFMREAIRICKLHYPPYIVEKILTENNCAIKMWLETA; encoded by the exons ATGTTCCCCAGTTTCGAAAGTGTGAtacaatattattatgataaaGCACAATTTTCGAATCTATCTGATTTTTCTAAACGGAACTT GAATCCCATCAAAGAATGGCTTAAAAATGAGTTGACCCTGAAAAATGGCAAGGATAATAATAAGTCTAGTATAATTCGCAGAAAAGGGAATGCATTCTATAAAGAAAAGTCCTTAAAGAAATGCTTAGAGTCCTACAATTTCAGTATATGTTGTGCACAAGATTCTTCAGAGGAATATTTCTTAGCCATGGCTAATAGGTCAGCAACAACATTGGACTTGGGAAGATATGAA GATTGTTTGAAGGATGTTGAAACATGTTTGAGCTCTTCTATATATCCCAAAGATTTGAGACCTAAATTGCTTCTCAGGAAAGGAAAATGTTTGGAAAAACTTG atATTACTTCTATGGGTGACAGTTTAAAAGTATCCAAGAATGAGAggcaacaaaatgaaaatatgtatgaacTACCCTTATTTGAAGAAGGGGAAAATCCAAAGTTTGCATATGCATCTTCTAGAATAGATATCAG GTATAATGAGCAAAAAGGAAGATATGTGGTGGCCGAGCAAACTATACCAAAAGGGGATATTATATTTATAGAAAAAGCATTTGCTTTTGCAAATATATTTGATGAGCATTCAAGAATGATGAATATGTTTAAGTGTTATCAATGTCTCAAAAACACATATAGTGGAGTTCC GTGCAGATATTGTTCGAAATGTATTTTCTGTGATTCTGAATGTAGGAATAAATCCTGGGAAGAATCACATAGGTGGGAATGCCAAGGTATGCTAGGAAACATTTGGTGCCATTTAGGAATTGCATTTCCAGCTTTTCGTGCATTACTAAAGGGATTCAATTCAAGCTTTGAAGAAATCGAAACGAATGATGTAGAATGTTTCGGAAACAAACAAGACAATTATCCTTTCTTCAATAGTTTGATCTTCAATAAAAACAACAAACATCTAGACGTTTCTATA ATGAGTTTAACCGTTTCCACATATCTTAGGGAATATACAAATTATTTTGATTGGCTtctttcccaaaaaaaaaattccaagttGAATATTGATCATATTGTGACATCCTTTGAATCTCAACTTGTCAAGCACATTCTGCAATTCCAAAATAACAGTTCAATAATAGAGCACTGGCTAGAAGGGGAAACGTTACCATTAGATAAAGAACCAGTAGCATGTGGTATTTTTCCCTCAGTTAGCATAATGAACCATTCATGCAAACCTAATATCACCAACTA TTTTGTGTGTGATACAATAGTGGTAAAAGCACTGGAAACTatcaaagaaaatgaagaaatatataATTGCTATGGCATCTACTACAGGGATATGAATAGAAACGAACGGCAAAATAATTGTTCCCAACTTTATCAGTTTCAATGCAGATGTGTGATTTGTTCAGATCCCACCAAAGAAATG GATGCTTTTGATTCATTCAAATGTCCTCAATGCAATATCCCTATCATAAATAGTAATGAATTGCCATTTTTATGCAGGGATTGCGGCAGcaaattggatttttcaattcttATGCATATGTATCAGAGCATTGAACTAGGGG GTGAAAATGAACTTGTGTCACTAGTCAACTTTTTAGAAAGTAAAAAAAGAATTCTCAACAGATATCACGCAGATGtgcaaaatatttattttaaattatataaGCTGCATGAAAAGAGAG GTAACTACAAATGTATGTTGGAGTGTTTTGAAGAATGGTTCAGAGTTGAAAAAGTTAAGGTTGGACAAGATGTTCAACTGTTTGGTGTTCTTCTTTATGAAGTTGGTTCTGTTTTGCTTTCTAAACTGGGCACAACTCATGTGGAAAACAA GAAGATGCTTTCAAAAGCTCAGAGATTCATGAGAGAAGCAATACGTATTTGCAAATTGCATTATCCTCCTTATATTGTTGAGAAAATATTGACTGAAAATAATTGTGCAATCAAAATGTGGTTAGAAACAGCCTAA
- the LOC123318377 gene encoding phospholipase A2-like isoform X1 translates to MCSPMNYVYALNILMECYSSIDNIPKASDRLDQSGIPDFKLIFPGTKWCGDGDIAQHDDDLGIYREADKCCRAHDKCFDFIPSGESKHNLTNADQVSRMHCDCDLEFYYCLKNVSSMESIMIGKIYFNDVGKCYKRDYPIIRCLSYKNFLFFQKCLVYELDESKEKVYQYFDLPYFI, encoded by the exons aTGTGCTCCCCTATGAATTATGTTTATGCTTTGAATATATT GATGGAATGTTACAGTAGCATCGATAATATACCAAAAGCCAGCGACAGATTGGATCAATCAGGAATCCCGGACTTCAAACTGATTTTTCCGG GTACAAAATGGTGTGGAGATGGAGATATTGCACAGCATGATGATGATCTGGGAATTTATCGGGAAGCTGACAAATGCTGTAGAGCCCACGATAAGTGCTTTGATTTTATTCCCAGTGGTGAGTCGAAACATAATTTAACGAATGCAGATCAAGTGTCCAG GATGCATTGTGACTGCGATTTGGAATTTTACTATTGTTTGAAAAACGTTTCAAGTATGGAGTCCATCATGATCgggaaaatttatttcaatgatgTAGGAAAGTGTTATAAGAGAGATTATCCAATCATTCGATGTTTGAGTTACAAGAATTTCTT aTTCTTTCAGAAATGTTTGGTCTATGAGCTGGATGAGAGCAAGGAGAAAGTGTATCAATATTTCGATCTAccatatttcatatga
- the LOC123311969 gene encoding SET and MYND domain-containing protein 4-like isoform X3, with protein sequence MFPSFESVIQYYYDKAQFSNLSDFSKRNLNPIKEWLKNELTLKNGKDNNKSSIIRRKGNAFYKEKSLKKCLESYNFSICCAQDSSEEYFLAMANRSATTLDLGRYEDCLKDVETCLSSSIYPKDLRPKLLLRKGKCLEKLGRCQKVDKCSEEKLPPTNITSMGDSLKVSKNERQQNENMYELPLFEEGENPKFAYASSRIDIRYNEQKGRYVVAEQTIPKGDIIFIEKAFAFANIFDEHSRMMNMFKCYQCLKNTYSGVPCRYCSKCIFCDSECRNKSWEESHRWECQGMLGNIWCHLGIAFPAFRALLKGFNSSFEEIETNDVECFGNKQDNYPFFNSLIFNKNNKHLDVSIMSLTVSTYLREYTNYFDWLLSQKKNSKLNIDHIVTSFESQLVKHILQFQNNSSIIEHWLEGETLPLDKEPVACGIFPSVSIMNHSCKPNITNYFVCDTIVVKALETIKENEEIYNCYGIYYRDMNRNERQNNCSQLYQFQCRCVICSDPTKEMFCFSGENELVSLVNFLESKKRILNRYHADVQNIYFKLYKLHEKRGNYKCMLECFEEWFRVEKVKVGQDVQLFGVLLYEVGSVLLSKLGTTHVENKKMLSKAQRFMREAIRICKLHYPPYIVEKILTENNCAIKMWLETA encoded by the exons ATGTTCCCCAGTTTCGAAAGTGTGAtacaatattattatgataaaGCACAATTTTCGAATCTATCTGATTTTTCTAAACGGAACTT GAATCCCATCAAAGAATGGCTTAAAAATGAGTTGACCCTGAAAAATGGCAAGGATAATAATAAGTCTAGTATAATTCGCAGAAAAGGGAATGCATTCTATAAAGAAAAGTCCTTAAAGAAATGCTTAGAGTCCTACAATTTCAGTATATGTTGTGCACAAGATTCTTCAGAGGAATATTTCTTAGCCATGGCTAATAGGTCAGCAACAACATTGGACTTGGGAAGATATGAA GATTGTTTGAAGGATGTTGAAACATGTTTGAGCTCTTCTATATATCCCAAAGATTTGAGACCTAAATTGCTTCTCAGGAAAGGAAAATGTTTGGAAAAACTTGGTAGGTGCCAAAAGGTCGACAAATGTTCAGAAGAAAAACTTCCACCCACAA atATTACTTCTATGGGTGACAGTTTAAAAGTATCCAAGAATGAGAggcaacaaaatgaaaatatgtatgaacTACCCTTATTTGAAGAAGGGGAAAATCCAAAGTTTGCATATGCATCTTCTAGAATAGATATCAG GTATAATGAGCAAAAAGGAAGATATGTGGTGGCCGAGCAAACTATACCAAAAGGGGATATTATATTTATAGAAAAAGCATTTGCTTTTGCAAATATATTTGATGAGCATTCAAGAATGATGAATATGTTTAAGTGTTATCAATGTCTCAAAAACACATATAGTGGAGTTCC GTGCAGATATTGTTCGAAATGTATTTTCTGTGATTCTGAATGTAGGAATAAATCCTGGGAAGAATCACATAGGTGGGAATGCCAAGGTATGCTAGGAAACATTTGGTGCCATTTAGGAATTGCATTTCCAGCTTTTCGTGCATTACTAAAGGGATTCAATTCAAGCTTTGAAGAAATCGAAACGAATGATGTAGAATGTTTCGGAAACAAACAAGACAATTATCCTTTCTTCAATAGTTTGATCTTCAATAAAAACAACAAACATCTAGACGTTTCTATA ATGAGTTTAACCGTTTCCACATATCTTAGGGAATATACAAATTATTTTGATTGGCTtctttcccaaaaaaaaaattccaagttGAATATTGATCATATTGTGACATCCTTTGAATCTCAACTTGTCAAGCACATTCTGCAATTCCAAAATAACAGTTCAATAATAGAGCACTGGCTAGAAGGGGAAACGTTACCATTAGATAAAGAACCAGTAGCATGTGGTATTTTTCCCTCAGTTAGCATAATGAACCATTCATGCAAACCTAATATCACCAACTA TTTTGTGTGTGATACAATAGTGGTAAAAGCACTGGAAACTatcaaagaaaatgaagaaatatataATTGCTATGGCATCTACTACAGGGATATGAATAGAAACGAACGGCAAAATAATTGTTCCCAACTTTATCAGTTTCAATGCAGATGTGTGATTTGTTCAGATCCCACCAAAGAAATG tTTTGTTTTTCAGGTGAAAATGAACTTGTGTCACTAGTCAACTTTTTAGAAAGTAAAAAAAGAATTCTCAACAGATATCACGCAGATGtgcaaaatatttattttaaattatataaGCTGCATGAAAAGAGAG GTAACTACAAATGTATGTTGGAGTGTTTTGAAGAATGGTTCAGAGTTGAAAAAGTTAAGGTTGGACAAGATGTTCAACTGTTTGGTGTTCTTCTTTATGAAGTTGGTTCTGTTTTGCTTTCTAAACTGGGCACAACTCATGTGGAAAACAA GAAGATGCTTTCAAAAGCTCAGAGATTCATGAGAGAAGCAATACGTATTTGCAAATTGCATTATCCTCCTTATATTGTTGAGAAAATATTGACTGAAAATAATTGTGCAATCAAAATGTGGTTAGAAACAGCCTAA
- the LOC123311969 gene encoding SET and MYND domain-containing protein 4-like isoform X4 gives MFPSFESVIQYYYDKAQFSNLSDFSKRNLNPIKEWLKNELTLKNGKDNNKSSIIRRKGNAFYKEKSLKKCLESYNFSICCAQDSSEEYFLAMANRSATTLDLGRYEDCLKDVETCLSSSIYPKDLRPKLLLRKGKCLEKLGRCQKVDKCSEEKLPPTNITSMGDSLKVSKNERQQNENMYELPLFEEGENPKFAYASSRIDIRYNEQKGRYVVAEQTIPKGDIIFIEKAFAFANIFDEHSRMMNMFKCYQCLKNTYSGVPFVCDTIVVKALETIKENEEIYNCYGIYYRDMNRNERQNNCSQLYQFQCRCVICSDPTKEMDAFDSFKCPQCNIPIINSNELPFLCRDCGSKLDFSILMHMYQSIELGGENELVSLVNFLESKKRILNRYHADVQNIYFKLYKLHEKRGNYKCMLECFEEWFRVEKVKVGQDVQLFGVLLYEVGSVLLSKLGTTHVENKKMLSKAQRFMREAIRICKLHYPPYIVEKILTENNCAIKMWLETA, from the exons ATGTTCCCCAGTTTCGAAAGTGTGAtacaatattattatgataaaGCACAATTTTCGAATCTATCTGATTTTTCTAAACGGAACTT GAATCCCATCAAAGAATGGCTTAAAAATGAGTTGACCCTGAAAAATGGCAAGGATAATAATAAGTCTAGTATAATTCGCAGAAAAGGGAATGCATTCTATAAAGAAAAGTCCTTAAAGAAATGCTTAGAGTCCTACAATTTCAGTATATGTTGTGCACAAGATTCTTCAGAGGAATATTTCTTAGCCATGGCTAATAGGTCAGCAACAACATTGGACTTGGGAAGATATGAA GATTGTTTGAAGGATGTTGAAACATGTTTGAGCTCTTCTATATATCCCAAAGATTTGAGACCTAAATTGCTTCTCAGGAAAGGAAAATGTTTGGAAAAACTTGGTAGGTGCCAAAAGGTCGACAAATGTTCAGAAGAAAAACTTCCACCCACAA atATTACTTCTATGGGTGACAGTTTAAAAGTATCCAAGAATGAGAggcaacaaaatgaaaatatgtatgaacTACCCTTATTTGAAGAAGGGGAAAATCCAAAGTTTGCATATGCATCTTCTAGAATAGATATCAG GTATAATGAGCAAAAAGGAAGATATGTGGTGGCCGAGCAAACTATACCAAAAGGGGATATTATATTTATAGAAAAAGCATTTGCTTTTGCAAATATATTTGATGAGCATTCAAGAATGATGAATATGTTTAAGTGTTATCAATGTCTCAAAAACACATATAGTGGAGTTCC TTTTGTGTGTGATACAATAGTGGTAAAAGCACTGGAAACTatcaaagaaaatgaagaaatatataATTGCTATGGCATCTACTACAGGGATATGAATAGAAACGAACGGCAAAATAATTGTTCCCAACTTTATCAGTTTCAATGCAGATGTGTGATTTGTTCAGATCCCACCAAAGAAATG GATGCTTTTGATTCATTCAAATGTCCTCAATGCAATATCCCTATCATAAATAGTAATGAATTGCCATTTTTATGCAGGGATTGCGGCAGcaaattggatttttcaattcttATGCATATGTATCAGAGCATTGAACTAGGGG GTGAAAATGAACTTGTGTCACTAGTCAACTTTTTAGAAAGTAAAAAAAGAATTCTCAACAGATATCACGCAGATGtgcaaaatatttattttaaattatataaGCTGCATGAAAAGAGAG GTAACTACAAATGTATGTTGGAGTGTTTTGAAGAATGGTTCAGAGTTGAAAAAGTTAAGGTTGGACAAGATGTTCAACTGTTTGGTGTTCTTCTTTATGAAGTTGGTTCTGTTTTGCTTTCTAAACTGGGCACAACTCATGTGGAAAACAA GAAGATGCTTTCAAAAGCTCAGAGATTCATGAGAGAAGCAATACGTATTTGCAAATTGCATTATCCTCCTTATATTGTTGAGAAAATATTGACTGAAAATAATTGTGCAATCAAAATGTGGTTAGAAACAGCCTAA
- the LOC123322576 gene encoding phospholipase A2-like — translation MKWFIHFLTILEIYHIDCYQLIGNLRDVNNSLEVINPRSFLIFPGTKWCGEGNIADNEDDLGVFADTDKCCRTHDMCPETIAGYETKHNLTNPNFFTRLPCDCDLKFHDCLKNADSEVSKKIGILYFDIIGTQCYKEDYPIIKCASYTNFLHLKCSNYTLDETKEKVYQFFDVPDF, via the exons ATGAAGtggtttattcattttttaaccATCCTGGAGATTTACCATATTGATTGTTACCAATTAATTGGAAATTTGCGGGATGTGAATAACAGTTTGGAAGTAATAAACCCTCGATCGTTCCTGATTTTTCCAG gtacAAAATGGTGCGGTGAAGGTAATATTGCAGATAATGAAGATGATTTAGGAGTTTTCGCGGATACCGATAAATGTTGCAGAACTCATGACATGTGCCCTGAAACTATTGCTGGCTATGAAACCAAGCACAATCTCACAAATCCGAATTTTTTCACGAG ATTGCCGTGTGATTGTGATCTGAAATTTCACGATTGTTTGAAAAATGCTGACAGCGAAGTATCTAAAAAAATTGGGATATTATATTTCGATATTATTGGGACCCAGTGCTATAAAGAAGATTATCCTATTATAAAATGCGCCAGTTACACCAATTTTCT ACATTTGAAGTGTTCAAACTATACACTAGATGAAACAAAGGAGAAGGTGTATCAATTTTTTGATGTACCTGATTTCTGA
- the LOC123310070 gene encoding uncharacterized protein LOC123310070 isoform X2 codes for MSRHRDIRNMDYSEDYDGYDDVYGHSVDDDIYISPSHRQFMYNRESSGQSKSDFPMEEDIQEEDETDEVVKLSEEDRAKLESCLDHVRSVFAPMRMSRPEIVKVIISQKFDCERIINHLLKSQSSPPTERRDKDETILLCNPSHLFCNSIDMNKQTISQSVEPQSHTNHVLSSKLNTLKNFKSRCKSNTQYPKTKLSLECPSPSTSNICNISSGSDRRNGTIEASDLKNTFLSKMKLKQNSDQNSDGSGSETAKEPPLVSSFLSKVNFKAKDSMEKSTPEISFLSKISKCGNDMQASTKNSISKPVITDNSERNFLDPIKRNGEIKTDLEPNILNNISKNFMSKVSLNSNGMKNLDNDKLNIFLSRIEPKGSSNKLEQTKSDISLSTLKPQSSSNNFSNLKLVEVKSVPLLRNKENDIFNINLTSALQKNNLEKLKFRPLPEGEQFDIPFVGNDEMEEEEEMLECTMDLSHLATKRVLYYQKKPSVLGRMFCLRYKIPNVHPYRKKKISLDPKLVKFNFSEPSPDDRIKKHIKRNL; via the exons ATGTCGCGTCATCGAGATATAAGAAATATggattattctgaag ATTACGATGGTTATGACGATGTATATGGACATTCTGTCGACGATGATATCTACATTTCACCAAGCCATAGACAGTTCATGTATAATAGAGAGAGTTCCGGACAGTCAAAAAGTGATTTTCCAATGGAGGAAGATATTCAGGAGGAAGATGAAACTGACGAG GTGGTGAAATTATCTGAGGAAGATAGAGCAAAATTGGAATCATGTTTAGATCATGTTAGATCAGTTTTTGCTCCTATGAGAATGTCTAGACCAGAAATAGTGAAAGTTATAATCAGTCAAAAATTTGATTGTGAAAGAATCATTAACCATCTTTTGAAATCCCAATCATCACCACCAACAGAAAGGAGAGATAAAG ATGAAACAATTCTGTTGTGCAATCCTTCACATCTGTTTTGCAACTCCATTGACATGAATAAACAAACAATTTCACAATCAGTTGAACCACAATCTCATACTAACCATGTGCTTTCATCAAAACTGAAtactttgaaaaattttaaatctcGATGTAAAAGCAATACACAATACccgaaaacaaaattatctcttGAGTGTCCTAGCCCAAGCACTTCCAATATATGCAACATTTCAAGTGGATCTGACAGAAGAAATGGGACAATAGAAGCGTCTGATCTTAAAAATACCTTTTTATCTAAAATGAAGCTCAAACAAAATTCAGATCAAAATTCAGATGGGTCTGGCTCTGAAACAGCTAAGGAACCGCCTCTTGTTTCTTCATTCCTATCTAAAGTTAATTTTAAAGCAAAAGATTCAATGGAGAAGAGCACACCAGAAATATCTTTTCTATCTAAAATATCAAAATGTGGAAACGATATGCAGGCATCAACCAAGAATAGTATTTCTAAGCCTGTCATTACAGACAATTCCGAAAGAAATTTTCTTGATCCAATAAAAAGAAATGGGGAGATCAAAACTGACCTAGAACcgaatattttgaataatatttccaaaaatttcatGTCTAAAGTTTCTTTAAATTCAAATGGAATGAAAAATCTAGATAATGAcaaattgaatatatttttgagTAGAATTGAACCGAAGGGATCATCCAACAAGTTGGAACAAACCAAGAGTGACATATCATTATCTACTCTGAAACCCCAAAGTTCATcgaacaatttttcaaatttgaaacttGTCGAAGTCAAGAGTGTGCCTTTGCTCAGGAATAAAGAGaatgatattttcaatataaacTTGACATCGGCTCTGCAAAAGAACAAtttagaaaaattgaaattcaggcCTCTTCCTGAGGGAGAGCAATTTGACATTCCTTTTGTAGGGAATGATGAAATGGAGGAAGAGGAAGAAATGTTGGAGTGCACAATGGATCTTAGCCACTTAGCTACAAAACGAGTTTTGTATTATCAAAAGAAACCCTCTGTTTTGGGACGAATGTTCTGCCTCAGATATAAAATTCCCAATGTTCATCCATatagaaaaaagaaaatttcttTGGATCCTAAATTAGTCAAGTTCAACTTCTCGGAACCTTCACCTGACGACCGAATCAAGAAACATATTAAACGGAATCTGTGA